DNA from Salmo trutta chromosome 14, fSalTru1.1, whole genome shotgun sequence:
TACACATTTTACAATATGTTGCCACATTATTTTGCCACCATAGCATTGTTTTCACATAATCTCCCCTGtaaatctaaccagacacctgaAGGAACAGGAAGTAGTGTTTATCATTATTTTGTCAGAAGCCCATTTGTGAAAATAACATAATATCTAGATCCCCCAGCGCAGCCGAGAACAATGCTATTGTTGACAAATAGATCGAAAACAAAGTAATGTCTAAAATTATTTTCCATAATAACAGAATACATGAGAATCAAATATTGACCCTATTTTTGAATTTTCAAACACTGTTTAAAGTTGTTTCTGGTTTAAAAGAGTGGCATTGAGAATAACTGCAACATTTTGACAATATGAATAGTTTGACAGACAGATAGCCAGGTATCTCTATCATGGCTCCCCCAAGCTTGGTTGTTTTACCAGGGAAGAGGAACTGCTGTCTCCAATTTCTTCAACTGGCCTCCGGCACATTGAGTCCTGAGCTAGGGTAGAACAATAGAGTCAGagtatacaaacaaaacaacacacaGATGACATTTCAGATTCAAGAGCCCATCAAGCTCAAATAACTACAACGCACATAATAGCTAATGAAAATAACGTAACACTTCTCATAACGACTGTGTGACTTATAGTTTCCCTAAAAGTTGCACATACATGTTCTGACAGCTGTCTTCTTGTGGTTCTTGATGCAAGGAATGATGATCAGTTTGCAGGTCACAGTGGTAAGTAGAAAAGTAAGCAGCAGGACAGTTCCCATGAGTGTCATTACTGGAAGACAGAAATAAGGCATTATTCATATAAAGCTATACAATGATCAATTGTAACACAAAGTTTTACATGAATGTATGTCATGGACGAGAGTCAAGAACAGCATTTACCTTGGCCAAAATCTGCCGTTGAGAACTTGGGACTTTTGGTCACCTTGATAGTGGGGGCTGGTGTTAAGGTGGGGACATCAGGATGAGGGGATGACCTTTGGCTCTGGATCAATGACTTAGAAAAGGTCTGGATGGAGCCAGATGGGGAagtggtgtgtgtggaggagagggTCTTCCCCTCTGGCTCTGAATTGTCATTACAGATCACATCTGATGTCGCATTGCCCGGAATCCTCACCCCACTCCTACACCTAAGACACAAGCAGATACACAGCCATgagtcagactgccttaaaattgCTTTGAAATCAATTGCAGAGGATGACAAAAAGTCCAACATTATATTGTAAATGTAAGGAGA
Protein-coding regions in this window:
- the LOC115207469 gene encoding tumor necrosis factor receptor superfamily member 10C isoform X1 — its product is MMILSRFWVLIYLCVFTCKGFLNAVEAIFECKKGEMISRRKEGLCDPCPERQYQAGPNRSQQCEPCTFCLENSEFISECTKTSNAVCQCRTGFIRRNDESSICKCAKGSGLDTSGLICRECEEGSFTTKMDSKCVKWRECRSGVRIPGNATSDVICNDNSEPEGKTLSSTHTTSPSGSIQTFSKSLIQSQRSSPHPDVPTLTPAPTIKVTKSPKFSTADFGQVMTLMGTVLLLTFLLTTVTCKLIIIPCIKNHKKTAVRTSQDSMCRRPVEEIGDSSSSSLVKQPSLGEP